The sequence below is a genomic window from Streptomyces sudanensis.
GGGTGCTGGGCAGTGCCCGGCCGGTGCGGTTCCCGTCGTGCCTGCGGTCGGTGGACGCGGCGCTGACGCCGTTCGCGGTGCAGCCGGGGCAGGTGCTGACGCCGGAGGCGTGCGCGGTGGCGCTGCGCGTCGACACGGCGGCCGGGAGCCGGGTGGGGGTGTGGCGCCCGGCGGGGCGGCGGCTGCTGGAACTCCCCGCGCCGGAGGGCTGGTTCCCGGGCGCGGGGCGGTGGACGCGGGACGGGGCGCTGTCGCTGCCGTACGCGAACGCCTCGGTGCCGTGCGGGCTGGCACGCGTCGAGGCCGCGGCGGCCCCGCTCCCAACGGAGGGAGCGCCTCCGCCGCGTCCGGTGAAACCCGCAGGCGGGAGGCCGTACGGCACTCCGGTGGCGGCGGTGGCGCGCCGGCCGGTGCCGTTGCAGCAGGCACCCCTCACGGGTCGCGCGGCGCCCGGTTAGACTCACCGCCCGCAGGAGAACAGCGATCATTACGGGGTGACTTCACCACATGTCTGAAGCCAGCACCGACACCACCCAGGCGACGCGGGCGCACGGGGAGGCCGGCGGCTCCGGAAAGCACCGCGGGGGCCCGGCAGCGTCGGAGGACACGTCGGTACGGCCGCACGGCCGTCACCGCAGGGAGTCCGGTGAGGACGGCGTGGCGTAACGCCCGCCGCACGTCGGAGGAGGGCCGCCCCGGTTTTTCCGGGGCGGCCCTCGGCGTCTTCCGGCGGCCGGGCCGCCGAAGGGTCCCCCGCCGGTCCGGCAGGACCGCTTCCCTCAGGCCCCGCCGTGCGCCGGGGCGGCGGGGGCCGGGCGGGGCAGCCACAGGAGCATCAGCACCACCGCCGCGAGGAGGACGCCCGTGCCGGTGCGGAAGGCGAGGGCGTACCCGGCGGTGAGGGCCTGCGGGGTGGCGGCGCCCGCCGCGCCGGAGGCGGCGACGGTCGACAGGACGGCCAGGCCGACCGCGCCGCCCATCGTGCGGGAGGTGTTGACCAGGCCCGACACCAGGCCGGCGTCGCCCGGCGCGGCACCGGAGGTGGCCATCGCGGCGAGCGGGGTGAGGACCAGCCCGACGCCCGTCATCATCACGACGCCGGGCCCCAGGAGATCGGTGGCGTACGCGCCGTCCGCGTCCATCAGCGACTGCCAGGCGAAGCCGGCCGCGGTGGCCAGCGCCCCTCCCACCGCGAGGTTCCGCGCCCCGAACAGCGGTATCAGGCGCGGTGCCAGCTTGGCGCCCAGGACGATCGCGACGGAGCTGGGGATCAGGGCGAGCCCGGCCTCCAGCGGGCTGTAGCCGAGGACGTTCTGCGCGTACAGCGTCAGGAAGAACCACGAGGAGAACGTCGCCGAGCCGATGACGAACAGCGCGACGTTCGCCGCCGACACCGCCCGCGCCCGGAACACCTTCAGCGGCACGAGCGGCTGGCGGGTGCGGGACTCCACCACCACGAACACGGCCAGCAGCGCCACCCCGCCGAGCAGCGGCACCAGCGTCCCGGCCTCCGCCCAGCCGGCCCGCTCGGTCCGCACCACCCCGTACGCGAACGCGGCCAGCCCGGCCGTCACCAGCAGCGCGCCCGGCAGGTCCAGGCGGCGCCCGGCGCCCGTGCGGGACTCCTTCACCCACAGGGCGCCGGCGATCAGGACGAGGACGCCGACTGGGACGTTGACGAGCAGGACCCAGCGCCAGCCCAGCAGGTCCGTGAGGAGGCCGCCGACGAGGCCGCCCGCCGCGCCGCCGCCCGCGCCGACCGCCGACCACGTGCTGATGGCCCGCGTCCGGGCGGCGCCCTCCGGTACGGCACTGGTGACGATGGTCAGCGTCGCCGGGGACAGCACGGCCGCGCCCAGTCCCTGCGCGGCGCGGGCGGCGAGCAGCTGCCAGCCCTCCTCGGCCAGCCCGCCCGCGACGGACGCGGCGGTGAACACCCCCAGGCCCAGCAGGAACATCCGCTTCCGCCCGAACAGGTCGGCGGCCCGCCCGCCGAGCAGCATGAACCCGGAGAAGGCGATGGAGTACGCGTTCACCACCCACTGCAGCGCCGTCGCGGACATGCCGAGGTCGGCGCGCATCGACGGCAGGGCGACGTTCACGACGGACACGTCGAGCACGACGAGGAACGTGCCCGCGCAGGCGGCGAGGATCACCACCCAGGGGCGGGCGGGGAGATCCGGGTNNAAGGGGCGGGGGCGGGGACGGCTGCGCCGGTACGGGACGGGGACATGCCCGTCATGGTCGCACCCGGCCGTCACCCCGTACATCCCCGGGGGGAGGCCGGGGTACCGGGCCTAGGAGTTGCGCAGCGTCACCTTCTGCGGCCCGCAACCGAGCCGGTCGGCCTCGGCGGCGACGTACAGGGGGAACACGTCCCGGACGAAGGTCCAGTCGAGGTCGCTCGGTCCCGTCCGCTCCACCACGAACGCCACATCACCGGTCTGGCACCGCCCCAGGTAGACGGCGCGGCCGACGGTGAGGGTCCCGTGGCCCGTGTCGCCGTCGGCGGCCGGGCCGCCGTGGTGCGCGTCCCGCTCGAAGATCCGGGCCAGGACGGGGTCGGTGACGGTCATCAGCCGCACGTGCCGGCTCGCGAGCCGGTTGTCGGTGCCGCAGATGCGGGCCGGGCCCCCGTCCACCCAGTTGCCCGCCGCGTCCCTCAGCAGCTTGGCGTGCCTCTCGGCGAGGGGCGTCCCCGCGAGCCCGCACAGCGCGGCGGCGGCCGCCCTGTCCCGCTTCTCCTCCTGCTCCTCCGCCTCGTCCTCGTCCAGGACCGGCGGCGACTCCGGCATCCGGTGGCGACCGGGGCAACCGTAGGCGGCCAGCAGGCCGTTGGAGGTCTCCACCACCGCGCGCGCCAGGCCGTACCGCCGTGTGGGGGGAAGAAGCTCCTCGGCGTCCTGATCGCCCATCCTGGCTTCCACGACCACGGGGTCCTCGCCGCCCACACAGCTCTGCGGCAGGGCGATCCAGGCGCGGCTCCGCGATGCCATTCCCCGGAGCCCGCCGCCGATCGGAGTCACCTCGGTGGACAGGAACTCGGCCGACCACGCCTGCGTGTCACGGCCCCGGCGCGCGTCGAGCGTCCGTACGGAGATATCCAGCCGCGCCACCACGTCGTCCTGCCCGTCCTCTTCCTCGGAGTAGGCGAGGACCCTGCACCGGGCGGACGCCCCGGGACCGAGCAGCCTCTGTTCCTCCGCCTCCCTGCGCCCCGCAGAGGGAGGGTCCCCCTCACGCGCGAGAAGGGTGTCCAGCGTCTCGTCGCTCAGCGCGCCCCAGCAGGGCCGGTCGTCCCGGAACGGCAACGTGCCGGTGCGCCAGCCCACCGTCCCGGCCCCCAGCAGGGCGCCCGTCAGGGTGGCGGCGGTGAGCGCCCAGGCGATCCGGCGGCGGCGCGGCCGGGATCCCACCGCGCCCTCCGTGCCCTCGTCGCGACCTGCCACGGTGTCCTGCGCGTCCTGCGCCGTCATCCCTCTCCCCCGTCGTCGCAGCCGACGCGCTTGCCCACGGACTCCACGTAGCGCGCGAAGACCGTCGCGTCGTCGGGGATCCCCGTCCCGTTCAGCGCATCCGTGTCACCGTAGAAGACCGTCGGCCGGCCGCCGCACGTCTTGCGGACCAGCCCCCGTCCAGGCCCCTCCGGCAGTCCGGTGAACAGCGCCCCCAGACGGGGTGTCCCCGCCATGACGTAGTGGGCCCCGGTCCTCTTCCCGCTCTGCCTGGAGGCGGTGTCCAGCGAGCAGAGCTGCAGCCGGGTGCCGTACACCCCCGCGAACGAGGTCCCGTCCGCGTCGCGGGGCTGGGCCAGGTTCACGCCGGGGATCCCGCAGAGCCGGGAGTAGAGGTGGGGCAGCGTCTCCTTCCGGGGCTGGTCGGTGACGGGCGACGTCATGGAGGGCGGGGGGCCGGACGCGCAGCCCGCCTCCCGCATGGCCGTGCCGGCCAGATCGACCAGCAGCCGGGCCATGTCGGCCTGACCGCCGGCACGGCCGTCGAGCGTGACCACCGAGGGGTGGCCGTCCGCGTCGCACGCGGCCGGGAGGACGAGCATGGCGCGGTCCGACGCGGCCACCCCGTCCAGGCCGTCCGGAAGGGCGACGGCACTTCCGTGCAGGTACCGGGCGAGCCAGGTGCGCCGGTCCGGTTCGCCGGACGGGAGCCTTCCGTAGACGGCGGTGACCTGCATGACGTCCCGCTCCGTACCGCCCCGCTCCCGGACCGTCACCTCGCAGGTGCCCTCCGGGCGCGCGGCGGTCGGCGGGGAGGACTCCTCGAAGACGCGCCGCGCGTCCCGCTCGTCCAGCACCCGGTCGCCCAGGAGGCCCTCGCCCTCGTGCTCCCGCCAGGCTCCCCAGCAGTAGGCGCCGCTGTAGGCGTCGCCGCGGAAGGGCCAGGTGTCCGTGGCCCAGAGGCCCGCGGTCGTGGCGAGCAGGGCCGCCGCCGCGAGCGCCGTGCGGGTGCGGCGCCGTAAGCCGCTCGTGTCCGTCATGTGCCGTCCCCCTTCGTGAGCGCGCCGATCCTATCCACCGGGGTGCCGTCGCCGGGTGGGGGAAGGTGGGGGACGATGGCGTTCGTTCGCCCGTACGACCTGGAGGACCTCCGCACCATGAGCGCCGCATCCGCACCGCAGCCGCCGCAGGGCCCGGAGCCGTCGCCGGAGACGCTCGCCGCGTTCGAGGCGGCCAAGGGGTTCATGCCGGTGCGGGAGGGGCTCGCGCTGTACGCGGCGGCCGTCGAGGCGGCGCGGCTCGGCCTTCCGCTGCTGGAGGTCGGCACGTACTGCGGGCGCTCCACGATCCTGCTGGCCGACGCGGCGCGGGCGGCCGGCACCGTGGCCGTCACGGTCGACCACCACCGGGGCAGCGAGGAGCAGCAGCCGGGCTGGGAGTACCACGATCCGTCCGTCGTGGACCCGGAGGTGGGCCTGATGGACACCCTGCCGACGTTCCGGCGCACCCTGCACGCGGCCGGTCTGGAGGACCACGTCATCGCCGTGGTCGGCCGGTCGCCGCAGGTGGCGCGGGTGTGGGCGGGGCAGGTGGGGCTGGTGTTCGTGGACGGCGGGCACACCGACGAGCACGCCGTGAACGACTACGAGGGGTGGGCGCCGCGCCTCGCGGAGGGCGGGCTGCTCGTCATCCACGACGTGTTCCCCGACCCGGCGGACGGCGGGCAGGCGCCGTACCGGATCTACCGGCGGGCGCTGGAGTCGGGGGTCTTCGCGGAGGTGTCCGCGACGGACTCGCTGCGGGTGCTGCGGCGGACCGCCGCCGGGGTGCGGGCCGGGGCCCCCGGCACCGCCTAGGCTCGGCCGCGTGTACGACGACGACGCGCGGAAGCGCGCCCGCCTGCGGAGGGCCGCCCTGACGGCCGCCGTGCCGCTCGCCGCGGCCGTCCTGCTCGCCGCGGGGTGGGCCGTGACCGGTGGGGTGTCCGGCGGGCCGCCGGNNGNGTNGNCNGCNNNGGNNNNCCGGGGAGGCGGGGCCGCGCCCGCGCCGCCCGGTACTCCCGGGCCGCCTGGTACTCCCGGACCGCCCGGTACTCCTGGGCCGTCCGGTGCTCCCGCGTCCGCGCCGCTCGCGGGCAGGGTGGTCGTGATCGACCCGGGTCACAATCCGGGTAACTTTCGGCACGCTTCGAAGATCGGCGAGAAGGTCGACATCGGGACCAACCGCAAGGAGTGCGACACGACCGGCACTTCCACGCGGGACGGGTACGCCGAGGCCGCGTTCACCCTGGACGTCGCCCACCGGATCCGCGCGATCCTCCGGCGGTCGGGGGCGACCGTGGTGCTGACGCACGACGCCGACCGGCCCTTCGGCCCGTGCATCGACGAACGCGCCCGCATCGGCAACGAGGCGGGCGGCGGCCGGGGCGCCGACGCCGTCGTCTCCGTCCACGCCGACGGTTCGGCGACCGGCGGCCGGGGCCACCACGTGATCGTCCCGGGCCTGGTCAGAGCGGGTGCGGCCGACACGGGACCGATCGTCGGGCCCTCGCGCAGGCTCGGGGAGCTCGTCGCGGCCGGGTTCGCCCGGTCGACCGGTTCCGCCCCGGCCGACTACCTGGGCGGCGGTACGGGGCTCGTCGTCCGCACGGACCTCGGCGGGCTGAACCTGTCGACCGTGCCCAAGGTGTTCGTCGAGTGCGGCAACATGCGCGACCCCCGGGACGCCGCCTCGCTCTCCGACGCGGCGTGGCGGCAGAAGGCCGCCCGGGGGATCGCGGACGGGGTCAGCACCTATCTGCTCGGCTAGGCCGTGCGGACGATACATTCGTCCGTACGGCGGGGCGCCCCCCGTGTTCCGCGCCACCGGCGACGACATGAACCGACGAAGGATTCTCACGTGAACATCCGCTCCCTCACTCGAGGCGATGGCGTGGTGATCGGAGCAGCGGTGGTGCTGTTCATCGCCTCGTTCCTCGGCCTGAGCAGCGTCGACTGCCCCAGCGGGATCGACTGCTCGAAGTACGACATGCCCAACGCCTGGGACGCGCTGGGCCTGCTGATGAGCATGTTCCTCGCGGGCGTCATCGGCGCGGCGCTGATCGTCCTGGCGCGGGCCATGCCGGGACGCAAGGTCGCCGGCCTGGACCTGGGCCAGTTCGGCGTCGCCCTCACCGTGTTCGCCCTGTGGACGGCGTTCTGGACGATCCTCGACACCCACTCCGCGGGCGCCGGCATGATCCTCGGCCTGCTCGCCGCGATCGTGCTCGCCGCGGGCGCGGTGGCCTCGCCGCTGGTCCCGGCCCTGAAGGCGCCGCTGATGGGCGCCCCGCGCCCGCAGGCCCCGCAGCCGTACGGCGGCGCCCAGCCGGGCGCGGCGGGCCCCGGCTACGGCTACCCGGGCGTCCAGCAGGGCGGTACGGGCGGCTACGGCTACCCGGCCGGCGGCCACCAGCAGCCGGGCCGGCCCGTCGGGGCCGACCACGGGCAGCCGCAGCCGGAGCAGCAGGTCACGCCGGCCGCGGCCCAGCAGGGCGCGCCGGCCGGGGACTTCGCCCCGTTCTGGTTCGCCGTGCCGGTGGCCCGGCCGCTGTACGCCGAGGACGGTTCGCCGGCGCCGATCGCCGAACTGGCGCCGGGCACCTGGTACCTGGCCGTGGAGCAGCGCGGCGCGGCCCTGGTCGCGCAGACCCAGGACGGCCGCCGCGGCGTCCTGCAGGACACGACCGGCATCCAGCGCGGCTGATCCGCCCCGCCGTCGCGAACGGGCCCGCCCACCGAGCCGCGAGGCCGGTGGGCGGGCCCGTTCGCGTGGCCGCGCCTCTCGCGGGGGCGGCGCCGTGCCGACCGGCAGGGCGGGCGGTTCCGCCGTGGCCGGGGGCCCGCGCGGGCCCCGGACCGCACGCCCGCCGTGCCGACGGCCGCCCGTACGGCCGGTGGTGGCGGCGCGTCAGCAGCACTCCGGCACCAGGCCGGACGGCAGGCGCTCGCCGCCGAACACGGCGGTGGTCGCCTCGTCGCCGCCGAGCGCGGCGACCGCCAGGAGCAGCGAGCCCGCCGTCCAGGTGGTGAGTTCCTCGGGCCAGAAGGCGCGGTCGCCCTCGAAGACGTACCCGGTCCAGTACAGGCCGCCCTCGGCGCGCAGGTGGCCGATGGAGCGCAGGACGTCCGCGGCCCGGTCGGGCTCCCCCATCGCCCAGAGGGTCAGGGCGAGTTCGCAGCTCTCGCCGCCGGTGACCCACGGGTTGGGGAGGACGCACCGCACGCCGAGGCCGGGGACGACGAACTCGTCCCAGCGGCTCTCGATGCGCTCCTTCGCCGCCGCGCCGGTGACGGCGCCGCCGAGGACCGGGTAGTACCAGTCCATCGAGTAGCGGCCCTTGTCGAGGAACCGCTCCGGGTGGTGGGCGACGGCGTGGGCGAGGGCGCCGGCGGCGAGCTCCCAGTCCGGTTGCGGCTCCTCGCGGTGCTCGGCGATGGCGAGGGCGCAGCGCAGGGCGTGGTGGATGGAGGAGCTGCCGGTGAGCAGGGCGTCCGTGACGGGGGTGCCGTCCGCCTCCCGCTTCCAGCCGATCTGGCCGCCGGGCTGCTGCAGGGCGAGGACGAACCCGACGGCGGCGCGGACGGTGGGCCACATGCGGTCGAGGAACGCCTCGTCGCCGGTGGTCAGGTAGTGGTGCCAGACGCCGACGGCGGCGTACGCGCAGAAGTTGCTCTCGCGGGCGAGGTCCGTGGGCCGTTCGGCGTCGCCGTCGTGGTAGGCGGCGTACCAGGAGCCGTCCGGGTTCTGGTGGCGGGCGAGCCAGGCGTAGGCCCGGGCGGCGGCCTCGTGCTCGCCGGCCGCGTCGAGGGCCATGGCGGCCTCGGTGTGGTCCCACGGGTCGAGGTGGTGGCCCCGGAACCAGGGGATCGCGCCGCTGCCGCGCTGGGCGGCGAGGATGGCGGCGGCGGTCTCGGCGGCCTGCCCGGCGGTCAGCACGCCGGGCAGGGCGAGGTGTTCGGTGCGCTCGGTCGACGTCACAGCGCGGCGCCCTCCGGCAGGTGGGGCTTGGTCGCGTACACCACGAAGCTCTTGCCGAGGACCGGGTTGAGGGCCCGTTCGGCGAGGCGGGTGGCGAGGGGCTTCTTCATGATGTCCCAGACCAGCAGCCGGTGGTACGCGCGGACGGGCAGCGCCCTGTCGTTGTCCACGCCGAACGCGCACTTCAGCCACCAGTACGGGGAGTGCAGGGCGTGCGCGTGGTGGGTGCCGTACGGGCGCAGGCCGGCCTGGCGGATCCTGTCGAGGAGTTCGTCGGCCCTGTAGATGCGGATGTGGCCGCCCTCGACCTCGTGGTAGGCGTCGGACAGCGCCCAGCAGACCTTCTCGGGGCCGTAGCGGGGGACGGTGACGGCGATGCGGCCGCCCGGCTTGAGGACGCGGACCATCTCGGCGAGGACGCCCTTGTCGTCGGGGATGTGCTCCATCACCTCGGAGACGATCACCACGTCGAACGAGGCGTCGGGGAAGGGCAGGGCGAGGGCGTCGCCCTCCACGGCGGCGGCGGTGGCGCCGGCCGGGGCCTCGCCGGCCTCCGCCATCGCGGCGAACCACCCGGCGACCTCGCGGATCTCCTCGGCGTTCCGGTCGAGGGCCACGACCCGCGCCCCGCGCCGGTAGCACTCGAACGCGTGCCGCCCGGCGCCGCAGCCGAGGTCGAGCACGCGGTCGCCGGGGGCGAGCGGGAAGCGGGTGAAGTCGACGGTCAGCACGTGCGGGGCCTGCTTTCACGGTCCGTGGCGGGGGGCGAGGAGGCGAGGGGGGCGGCCGTCATCGGCGCGTCCCCCGCGCGGCGACGGCCTCCCGGTAGCGCTCCACGGTGCCCTGCGCGGCGCGGGCCCAGGTGAAGCGGTCCAGGACCCGGGCGCGGCCGGCGGCACCGAGGCGGGCGCGCAGCGCGGCGCCGCCGGGTCCCAGGAGGCGGCCGAGCGCGGCGGCCAGGGCTCCGGAGTCGCCGGGCGGTACGGCCAGGCACGTCTCGCCGTCGGGTCCGGCGACCTCCGGGATGGCGCCGCCGGTGGTGGCGACGAGGGGCCTGCCGGTGGCCATGGCCTCGGCGGCGGGCAGCGAGAACCCCTCGTACAGGGAGGGGACGCAGGCGACCTGGGCGCCGCGCACCAGGTCGACGAGTTCGGCGTCGCTGACGCCCTTGACGAACCGGATCGCGTCACCGAGCCCGTACCGCTCGACGGCGCGGGCGACGGGGCCGTCCTCGGCGCGCCTGCCGACGACGACCAGGTGGGCGCCGGGGACCTCGGTGCGCAGTTTGGCGAGCGCCTCGACGAGGTGGACCAGGCCCTTGAGGGGGACGTCGGCGCTGGAGGTGGTGACGATGCGGCCGGGCACCTCGGGAACGGACGGGTCGGGGCACCACAGGCCGGTGTCGGCGCCGACGGGGACGACGTGGACGCGGTCGGGGCGCACGCCCAGGTGGTCGACGATCTCCCGGCGGGAGGAGCCGGAGACGGTGAGGACGGACGGCAGGCGGCGGGCGACGCGCTTCTGCATGCGGGTGAAGGCGTACCAGCGGCGCAGGGATGCGCGGCGCTTCCAGTCGGGGGCGGCGTCCAGCTCCAGCCGCCGGTCGACGGTGATGGGGTGGTGGATCGTGGTGACCAGCGGCGCGCCCAGCGGGGCGAGGAGCCCGTAGCCGAGGGTCTGGTTGTCGTGGACGACGTCGAAGTCGCCGCGGCGGGCGGCCAGGAGGCGCCGGGCCCGCAGGGAGAACGTGAGCGGTTCGGGGAATCCGCCGGTCCGCATGGTGGCGAATTCGAGGACGTCGATCCAGTCGCGGTACTCGTCGCGCCCCGGGGTGCGGAACGGGTCGGGCTGCCGGTACAGGTCGAGGCTGGGCAGCTCGGTGAGCACGACGCCCTCGCCGACCGCGTCGAGGACCGGGTACGGCTGGGAGCCGATCACCTCGACGGTGTGGCCGAGGCGGGCCAGTTCCCGGGAGAGGTGCCGTACGTAGACGCCCTGGCCGCCGCAGAACGGGTTTCCCTTGTACGTGAGCAGGGCGATGCGCAGCGGGCGCCCTCCGTCGGCTGCCGCGCCCGCACGGGGGCCTGTCGCTACGGCCTCAGCGGTCACTCGCGGCCCCTTCCATCCCTGCGTCCCGGCGGAGCGTAGCCGGTCCCGATAATCTAGAACAAGTTTCAGAGTTGATCGTTCTCGACGCTCGGGGAGCTTCGAATCTACCGGCAGGTAGCCCCCGCGCCGGAGGCCCCGCCGGGTGATTCGCACCACGGCGGGGGCCCGGCCATACTGTCGCGCACCACGGCACGGAACGGACGGCACGGAAGCGTTCGACGCACGGATCGACGGGGACCTATGACAGCGGAAGGCAGGCCGGCGCCGCACCTGACCGAGCGGCAGGAGGCGCGCCGCCGCCGCATCCTCCACGCCGGTGCCCGGCTGGCGGCCCGCGGCGGCTTCGACGCCGTGCAGATGCGGGAGGTCGCCGAGGCGGCGGGAGTCGCCCTGGGCACGCTGTACCGCTACTTCCCCTCCAAGGTCCACCTGCTGGTCGCCGCGATGCAGGACCGGCTCGACGGCCTCCATACGGCGCTGCGCAAGCGGCCCCCGGCCGGGGAGGACCCCGCGGAGCGGGTGGCCGGGGCGCTGATGCGGGTGTTCCGCGCGCTGCGGCGCGAACCGCTGCTGGCGGACGCGATGGTGCGGGCGCTGACGTTCGCCGACCGGAGCGCGAGCGCGGAGGTGGACGCGGTGTCGCGGCGGACGGCGGCGATCATCCT
It includes:
- a CDS encoding class I SAM-dependent methyltransferase codes for the protein MLTVDFTRFPLAPGDRVLDLGCGAGRHAFECYRRGARVVALDRNAEEIREVAGWFAAMAEAGEAPAGATAAAVEGDALALPFPDASFDVVIVSEVMEHIPDDKGVLAEMVRVLKPGGRIAVTVPRYGPEKVCWALSDAYHEVEGGHIRIYRADELLDRIRQAGLRPYGTHHAHALHSPYWWLKCAFGVDNDRALPVRAYHRLLVWDIMKKPLATRLAERALNPVLGKSFVVYATKPHLPEGAAL
- a CDS encoding TetR family transcriptional regulator, whose amino-acid sequence is MTAEGRPAPHLTERQEARRRRILHAGARLAARGGFDAVQMREVAEAAGVALGTLYRYFPSKVHLLVAAMQDRLDGLHTALRKRPPAGEDPAERVAGALMRVFRALRREPLLADAMVRALTFADRSASAEVDAVSRRTAAIILDAVGVEDPAPEQLAAVRVVEHTWHSALVAWLSGRASVAQVRLDVETACRLIGDREEPRGRPGGR
- a CDS encoding class I SAM-dependent methyltransferase; this translates as MSAASAPQPPQGPEPSPETLAAFEAAKGFMPVREGLALYAAAVEAARLGLPLLEVGTYCGRSTILLADAARAAGTVAVTVDHHRGSEEQQPGWEYHDPSVVDPEVGLMDTLPTFRRTLHAAGLEDHVIAVVGRSPQVARVWAGQVGLVFVDGGHTDEHAVNDYEGWAPRLAEGGLLVIHDVFPDPADGGQAPYRIYRRALESGVFAEVSATDSLRVLRRTAAGVRAGAPGTA
- a CDS encoding MFS transporter, which produces PDLPARPWVVILAACAGTFLVVLDVSVVNVALPSMRADLGMSATALQWVVNAYSIAFSGFMLLGGRAADLFGRKRMFLLGLGVFTAASVAGGLAEEGWQLLAARAAQGLGAAVLSPATLTIVTSAVPEGAARTRAISTWSAVGAGGGAAGGLVGGLLTDLLGWRWVLLVNVPVGVLVLIAGALWVKESRTGAGRRLDLPGALLVTAGLAAFAYGVVRTERAGWAEAGTLVPLLGGVALLAVFVVVESRTRQPLVPLKVFRARAVSAANVALFVIGSATFSSWFFLTLYAQNVLGYSPLEAGLALIPSSVAIVLGAKLAPRLIPLFGARNLAVGGALATAAGFAWQSLMDADGAYATDLLGPGVVMMTGVGLVLTPLAAMATSGAAPGDAGLVSGLVNTSRTMGGAVGLAVLSTVAASGAAGAATPQALTAGYALAFRTGTGVLLAAVVLMLLWLPRPAPAAPAHGGA
- a CDS encoding DUF5336 domain-containing protein, whose amino-acid sequence is MNIRSLTRGDGVVIGAAVVLFIASFLGLSSVDCPSGIDCSKYDMPNAWDALGLLMSMFLAGVIGAALIVLARAMPGRKVAGLDLGQFGVALTVFALWTAFWTILDTHSAGAGMILGLLAAIVLAAGAVASPLVPALKAPLMGAPRPQAPQPYGGAQPGAAGPGYGYPGVQQGGTGGYGYPAGGHQQPGRPVGADHGQPQPEQQVTPAAAQQGAPAGDFAPFWFAVPVARPLYAEDGSPAPIAELAPGTWYLAVEQRGAALVAQTQDGRRGVLQDTTGIQRG
- a CDS encoding glycosyltransferase family 4 protein, giving the protein MTAEAVATGPRAGAAADGGRPLRIALLTYKGNPFCGGQGVYVRHLSRELARLGHTVEVIGSQPYPVLDAVGEGVVLTELPSLDLYRQPDPFRTPGRDEYRDWIDVLEFATMRTGGFPEPLTFSLRARRLLAARRGDFDVVHDNQTLGYGLLAPLGAPLVTTIHHPITVDRRLELDAAPDWKRRASLRRWYAFTRMQKRVARRLPSVLTVSGSSRREIVDHLGVRPDRVHVVPVGADTGLWCPDPSVPEVPGRIVTTSSADVPLKGLVHLVEALAKLRTEVPGAHLVVVGRRAEDGPVARAVERYGLGDAIRFVKGVSDAELVDLVRGAQVACVPSLYEGFSLPAAEAMATGRPLVATTGGAIPEVAGPDGETCLAVPPGDSGALAAALGRLLGPGGAALRARLGAAGRARVLDRFTWARAAQGTVERYREAVAARGTRR